One Olsenella sp. oral taxon 807 DNA segment encodes these proteins:
- a CDS encoding FtsX-like permease family protein, with the protein MNIVNIFVITIQEKYRDIAIYKVVGASRRQIKTIYVIQSIAIGLLGTVFGLICGIGLSKAAEHALGWAGHLSFLSISLPLLIGIGSPVIAGLAASAKTDNVSINILSGGQ; encoded by the coding sequence ATAAATATTGTTAACATATTTGTTATCACTATTCAGGAGAAGTACCGCGATATCGCCATCTATAAAGTCGTTGGCGCATCTCGGCGACAAATCAAGACGATCTATGTTATCCAGAGCATTGCCATCGGGCTACTTGGTACGGTCTTTGGGCTTATATGTGGAATCGGACTCTCTAAAGCAGCGGAACATGCCTTGGGATGGGCGGGCCACCTTTCCTTTCTGTCTATATCCCTTCCCCTGCTAATCGGCATTGGCTCACCCGTGATAGCCGGTCTAGCAGCATCTGCGAAGACCGATAATGTAAGCATCAACATTCTTTCTGGTGGTCAGTAG